A stretch of the Bacillus sp. FJAT-18017 genome encodes the following:
- a CDS encoding DUF2628 domain-containing protein codes for MGWNWAAFFAGMFWLGYRKMYKIVLIILGAFLAFDIISLIINNPILDEMNYSIGIVTSVVLGMSGNYYYYKNAQDKIKNVKTLLPHNPTGQEDVLRKQGGSSWGGVFIVLGLFVVYLSINVAMAFVFDSTAQDSISKDKPEAAVATNNTDTSDKDNTDDTTEGTDTETDITDTDTTTSNSADDETSLATEQDLLQSYMKENGLTVQAIDFQYDMANQLNQEFAIIGNASLSDYYNYGFSELEKEFFAVKIYPIEDSTSIKDVWTLYFSRTDFAELFNTLKVKGETLLVGTGFIPSELYEDSQGNLAVASQASWEE; via the coding sequence ATGGGTTGGAACTGGGCAGCGTTTTTTGCCGGTATGTTCTGGCTAGGCTACCGAAAAATGTACAAGATCGTATTGATCATTTTAGGTGCTTTCTTGGCTTTTGATATTATTTCGCTTATTATTAACAATCCCATTTTAGACGAGATGAACTACTCAATAGGCATTGTCACATCTGTCGTGTTAGGCATGTCTGGAAACTATTATTATTATAAAAATGCTCAAGACAAGATAAAGAATGTTAAAACTCTACTCCCCCATAACCCGACAGGCCAAGAGGATGTACTGCGTAAACAAGGTGGCTCCAGCTGGGGAGGAGTATTTATCGTTCTTGGGTTATTTGTAGTTTATTTATCAATTAATGTAGCCATGGCCTTTGTTTTCGACAGTACCGCTCAAGACTCTATAAGCAAGGACAAACCGGAAGCAGCAGTTGCCACCAACAACACAGACACAAGTGATAAGGATAATACAGATGACACAACCGAAGGAACTGATACAGAAACGGATATCACCGATACTGATACTACGACCTCCAATTCAGCAGATGACGAAACATCACTTGCGACAGAACAAGACCTTCTTCAATCTTACATGAAAGAAAACGGTCTGACCGTGCAAGCTATAGATTTCCAATATGATATGGCAAATCAACTAAATCAAGAGTTTGCGATTATAGGAAACGCCTCGCTGTCAGATTACTATAATTATGGATTTAGTGAGTTAGAAAAGGAATTTTTTGCAGTAAAGATCTACCCAATAGAAGATTCCACTAGCATCAAAGATGTCTGGACCCTCTACTTCAGTAGAACTGATTTTGCGGAGTTATTCAATACTTTGAAGGTAAAAGGCGAAACCCTGCTGGTGGGTACCGGCTTCATTCCAAGTGAGCTGTATGAGGATTCACAAGGAAACCTCGCCGTTGCGAGTCAAGCCTCTTGGGAAGAATAA
- a CDS encoding alpha-keto acid decarboxylase family protein translates to MTSMDNSSQQIPMGQKTVGEYLFDCLKQEGITEIFGVPGDYNFTLLDALQEYNGIRFYNGRNELNAGYAADGYARIKGISALITTFGVGELSATNAIAGANSEHVPIIHIVGSPPEKAQKERKLMHHTLMDGNFDVFRKVYEPLTAYTTIVTADNARMEIPAAIRIAKERRKPVYLVVADDVVAKPITGREVPASPLPASNQDKLLAAVEHVRRLLEPARQPVILVDVKAMRFGLQTAVRELANTMNVPVATMMYGKGTFDETHPNYIGVYAGTFGSSEVQSIVENSDCVIAVGLVWSDTNTANFTAKLNPHNTIEVQPTKVKIAESQYPDVRAADILQEMQKLDYRSQSKPEKISFPYEEITGSSDEPLRAENYFPRFQRMLKENDIVIAETGTFYYGMSQVKLPANTTYIMQGGWQSIGYATPAAYGASIAAPDRRVLLFTGDGSMQLTAQEISSMLYYGCKPIIFVLNNDGYTIERYLNVEISPDEQNYNDIPNWSYTKLAEAFGGELFTKTVRTNEELDEAITQAEQEYAEKLCLIEMIAADPMDAPEYMHRIRNHKQEQKK, encoded by the coding sequence ATGACTTCAATGGACAACTCCAGCCAACAAATCCCAATGGGGCAAAAAACGGTTGGCGAGTATTTATTTGATTGCCTAAAACAAGAGGGCATTACCGAAATTTTCGGTGTCCCGGGAGATTATAATTTCACCTTGCTTGATGCGCTTCAAGAGTATAACGGCATCCGCTTTTACAATGGGCGGAACGAACTGAATGCTGGCTATGCCGCGGATGGGTATGCGCGAATCAAAGGCATCTCCGCTCTGATTACAACATTCGGGGTCGGAGAACTGAGCGCAACCAATGCAATAGCCGGCGCAAACAGCGAGCATGTACCGATTATTCATATTGTCGGTTCACCTCCCGAGAAGGCTCAAAAAGAGCGCAAACTGATGCACCACACCTTGATGGACGGCAATTTCGATGTGTTCCGCAAGGTTTATGAGCCATTAACGGCCTATACAACAATTGTGACAGCGGATAACGCCAGGATGGAAATTCCGGCAGCAATCCGGATTGCCAAGGAAAGGAGAAAGCCCGTATACCTTGTGGTAGCTGATGATGTAGTGGCCAAGCCCATCACCGGCCGGGAGGTGCCAGCATCTCCTTTGCCAGCTTCGAACCAGGATAAACTTCTCGCTGCGGTGGAACATGTCCGCAGGTTGCTGGAGCCAGCCCGGCAGCCGGTCATCCTCGTCGATGTAAAAGCGATGCGGTTCGGACTTCAAACAGCGGTCCGAGAGCTTGCCAATACAATGAATGTTCCCGTTGCGACCATGATGTACGGCAAAGGAACCTTTGACGAAACCCATCCGAATTATATCGGAGTGTACGCTGGCACTTTCGGCAGTTCCGAAGTCCAAAGCATCGTTGAAAACTCAGACTGTGTCATCGCGGTAGGCCTGGTGTGGTCCGACACCAACACAGCGAACTTCACCGCGAAACTGAACCCGCATAACACAATTGAAGTTCAGCCTACCAAGGTCAAGATTGCTGAATCCCAATACCCGGATGTACGGGCTGCCGACATACTGCAAGAGATGCAAAAGCTTGATTACCGAAGCCAGTCAAAGCCCGAAAAAATCTCCTTCCCGTACGAGGAAATCACCGGCAGTTCCGATGAGCCGCTTAGAGCAGAAAACTATTTTCCGCGTTTTCAGCGTATGCTAAAAGAAAACGATATTGTCATTGCTGAAACAGGGACCTTTTATTACGGAATGTCCCAGGTGAAACTGCCTGCCAACACAACCTATATTATGCAGGGAGGCTGGCAGTCGATCGGGTACGCCACACCCGCTGCATACGGTGCCAGTATCGCCGCGCCCGACCGCCGGGTCCTGCTTTTTACAGGCGATGGCTCGATGCAGCTGACCGCCCAGGAAATAAGCTCGATGCTCTATTATGGATGCAAGCCGATCATCTTCGTCTTGAACAATGACGGCTACACGATTGAGAGATATTTAAATGTTGAAATCAGCCCAGACGAGCAGAATTACAACGATATTCCTAACTGGTCCTACACCAAACTAGCCGAAGCCTTTGGCGGAGAACTGTTTACAAAAACAGTCCGGACAAACGAAGAACTCGACGAGGCAATAACCCAGGCAGAACAGGAATATGCCGAAAAACTTTGTTTGATTGAAATGATTGCTGCTGACCCAATGGATGCCCCTGAATACATGCACCGGATACGAAATCACAAGCAGGAACAGAAGAAGTAG
- a CDS encoding DUF6612 family protein — protein sequence MKKISVVIASLILMLIINGCGTKVTKEEVVSGAVKKSLNSFETDMKTEFKISSNGQDISSTTDIALVYKDDPFITHMKMSMIEGEIELYIDKESAYMKMPGEEGWIQAPTGSIPEFEEMASGDSIKKDLEMINEFSELFSFEQKDGGYVLDVKLDENSSDKEKELVTSVLTEEMQNQSIKVSKVNKFNYSYTIDKDYNLKNVLTEADLEVVMDGQTTQISIKADADYKNINSVKDFSIPAEVTDNVIEMDLES from the coding sequence ATGAAAAAAATTTCGGTTGTGATAGCTAGTCTGATTCTCATGCTTATCATTAACGGTTGCGGTACGAAGGTGACCAAGGAAGAAGTCGTTTCGGGGGCAGTCAAAAAGTCATTGAACAGTTTTGAAACGGATATGAAGACGGAATTTAAGATTAGCTCCAATGGACAGGACATCAGTTCAACGACAGATATTGCCTTGGTTTATAAGGATGACCCTTTTATAACGCATATGAAAATGAGTATGATTGAAGGGGAAATCGAGTTATACATAGATAAGGAATCAGCCTATATGAAGATGCCTGGGGAAGAAGGCTGGATCCAGGCTCCGACCGGCAGTATCCCAGAGTTTGAGGAAATGGCCAGCGGAGATTCAATTAAGAAAGACCTTGAAATGATAAACGAGTTTAGTGAGCTCTTTTCTTTTGAACAAAAAGACGGCGGCTATGTCCTGGACGTCAAGCTTGACGAAAATTCTTCGGACAAAGAAAAGGAACTTGTCACGAGCGTACTGACGGAAGAAATGCAAAATCAATCCATCAAGGTATCGAAGGTAAACAAGTTCAATTATTCCTACACAATCGATAAAGACTATAACTTGAAAAACGTGCTGACCGAGGCTGACCTGGAAGTCGTCATGGACGGCCAGACAACCCAAATCAGCATAAAAGCAGATGCAGACTACAAAAATATTAACTCTGTCAAAGACTTCTCCATTCCAGCCGAGGTCACTGATAATGTGATAGAGATGGATTTAGAGAGTTAA
- a CDS encoding acetate uptake transporter — protein MDTQKSTQVKITAADPSALGLFGLGMVTFVASSQKLGLTEGLSLILPWAFFLGGIAQLFAAVQDSKHNNIFGTTAFGAFGLFWFGVGMTWLIQLGAFGEKLAANADPKQLGFAFLGYLIFSIFMTIGAAETHKVLFSIFVMIDFLFIGLTLSSFGIMYEATHMLAAVSEMLIALLSFYGSAAIVLNTHFGRVFLPIGKPFGVFKK, from the coding sequence ATGGATACTCAGAAATCAACACAAGTGAAAATTACAGCAGCAGATCCATCTGCACTTGGCCTATTCGGACTCGGAATGGTCACGTTTGTAGCATCATCTCAAAAATTAGGCTTAACTGAAGGGCTTTCCTTAATCCTGCCTTGGGCTTTCTTTCTCGGGGGCATTGCACAGCTATTCGCGGCTGTACAGGATTCTAAGCATAATAACATTTTCGGGACAACTGCGTTTGGTGCATTTGGACTATTCTGGTTCGGAGTCGGCATGACCTGGCTTATCCAGCTTGGAGCATTCGGCGAAAAGCTTGCTGCTAATGCTGATCCGAAGCAGCTCGGCTTTGCATTTCTCGGCTATTTAATCTTCAGCATCTTTATGACGATCGGCGCTGCGGAAACACACAAAGTTCTGTTTTCCATCTTTGTCATGATCGACTTCCTGTTTATCGGTTTAACTCTAAGTTCGTTCGGCATCATGTATGAAGCTACCCACATGCTCGCGGCAGTATCCGAAATGCTGATTGCGCTGCTATCGTTTTACGGTTCGGCAGCTATCGTACTGAACACGCACTTTGGACGAGTCTTCCTGCCGATTGGGAAGCCGTTTGGGGTTTTTAAAAAATAA
- a CDS encoding ATP synthase beta subunit C-terminal domain-containing protein, giving the protein MESTDDIRLNVSLLRRKVPNLTSAARQVGLRPATVSNLCTGKIPVGRAEVRTLVALASLADCSLDDLIIRGEKMEMIETKIKTLDLFAPLAKGGTVGLVARPGMGQLVVLAELLFRLKNDGFKTILLMPEGENQGVDELTENVEIITNTIEETYETIAGIGGDKDIMFVADKSYVITGGIQQLQEKLQGIGIHSVTTFLLDLTGEVVDEDLPYGPLETLLQFDADLAARHRYPAVNPLSSTSSVLEGAHLDQEHFTIQQKALKLLRRYRELRSLVNVSGIERIPASELQTYQRGERLEAYLTQPFYVAEPFTKQPGLSVSLQETLNDIKEILNGAVDSKDVSELEFIGKL; this is encoded by the coding sequence ATGGAAAGTACGGATGACATACGATTAAATGTCAGCTTATTGCGCAGGAAAGTACCGAATCTAACAAGTGCAGCCCGGCAAGTTGGCTTGAGGCCTGCTACCGTTTCGAACCTGTGCACGGGAAAAATACCTGTTGGCAGAGCTGAGGTTCGAACATTGGTTGCACTAGCTTCATTGGCCGATTGCAGTTTGGATGATTTGATTATCAGAGGGGAGAAGATGGAGATGATTGAAACCAAAATTAAAACGTTGGATTTATTTGCTCCTTTAGCAAAAGGAGGAACTGTCGGTTTGGTTGCACGTCCTGGAATGGGGCAGCTCGTTGTATTAGCGGAATTACTTTTTCGATTGAAAAATGACGGATTTAAAACAATCCTTTTAATGCCTGAAGGTGAAAACCAGGGAGTAGATGAACTCACTGAAAATGTAGAAATCATTACGAACACCATCGAAGAAACCTACGAAACCATTGCAGGTATAGGCGGGGACAAAGATATTATGTTCGTTGCAGACAAATCCTATGTGATAACAGGAGGTATCCAGCAACTCCAGGAGAAGCTCCAAGGAATCGGAATCCACTCTGTCACAACTTTCCTGCTTGATTTGACAGGCGAAGTTGTGGATGAAGACTTACCTTATGGGCCACTTGAAACCTTATTGCAATTTGATGCAGATCTGGCTGCACGGCATCGCTATCCAGCCGTCAATCCTCTAAGTTCAACATCCTCTGTGCTCGAAGGTGCCCATCTCGACCAGGAACACTTCACGATTCAACAAAAAGCACTCAAACTTCTTCGCCGCTACCGGGAGCTCCGTTCATTAGTGAATGTTAGCGGGATTGAACGGATTCCGGCATCTGAATTACAAACCTACCAAAGAGGCGAACGGCTTGAAGCCTATTTAACCCAGCCTTTTTATGTTGCCGAACCTTTTACCAAACAACCAGGCCTGTCCGTAAGCCTCCAGGAAACTCTGAACGATATAAAAGAAATTTTGAACGGTGCGGTAGATTCAAAAGATGTGTCAGAACTAGAGTTTATCGGGAAATTATAA
- a CDS encoding lipopolysaccharide biosynthesis protein, with protein sequence MRTRNSVKNIAFGLLNQIIFLLLNFAVRTVFLITLGVEYLGINGLFTNIITILSLADLGIIGAMTFSLYKPIKENDEVKLKILMTFYKGFFRKVSASVLIIGLVILPFLPYIIKDSDSIPYLNTIYILFVLNSVVSYLLVYKRIFLVADQKNYIVSSITTFFTLVTSIVQIVTLLVFKNFILYTVISIASTVLQNLYISKKVDNLYPFLKEPIDEELNGDEKKTIFKNTYSAFLYRIASTVINGTDSIVISAFIGISYVGLYSNYLMITTSLNRIMNQIFNSLTASVGDLNVNEAPEKKYSIFNTVLLVAFWLYGVSLVSLWQLTDPFITLWIGEEYLLDKLALFAIVLNFFINGMHNVNVIFRDGAGLYQLGKYRPIYAAIINIVVSIFLAKYLGVAGVLFGTIISRLATFFWYDPMIIFRESFKRSSKEYFYKYFIFLLVMALSGVIIHFLCSIYQNGTLFSFLYQVMVCLIVSNLVLFLYFRKKEEFKVLVNLLIGMKNRLRQS encoded by the coding sequence ATGAGAACAAGAAATTCAGTGAAAAATATTGCGTTTGGACTGCTTAATCAAATAATTTTTCTTCTATTAAATTTTGCTGTAAGAACAGTCTTTTTAATCACATTAGGTGTTGAGTATTTAGGGATAAATGGACTTTTTACAAATATAATAACGATATTATCACTTGCAGACCTGGGCATAATCGGAGCTATGACTTTTAGTCTCTATAAACCTATTAAAGAGAATGACGAAGTAAAGCTAAAGATCCTCATGACTTTTTATAAAGGGTTTTTCAGAAAGGTTTCTGCAAGTGTTTTAATTATAGGCTTAGTCATTTTACCGTTTTTGCCGTATATCATTAAAGACTCTGATTCGATTCCTTATTTAAATACCATTTATATTCTTTTTGTACTGAACTCTGTTGTATCCTATCTCCTGGTTTATAAAAGAATCTTTTTGGTAGCTGATCAAAAGAATTATATAGTCTCTTCAATCACAACATTTTTTACTCTTGTCACTAGTATCGTACAGATTGTAACGCTTTTAGTATTTAAGAATTTCATCTTATATACGGTTATATCGATAGCAAGTACAGTGTTGCAAAATCTATATATTTCTAAAAAGGTGGATAATTTATATCCTTTCTTGAAGGAACCTATCGATGAAGAATTAAACGGTGATGAGAAAAAGACTATATTCAAAAATACGTATTCTGCTTTTTTATATAGAATTGCTTCAACAGTCATTAATGGTACAGATTCTATCGTTATATCTGCCTTTATCGGCATTTCGTATGTGGGGCTTTACTCTAATTACCTAATGATAACGACCTCTCTTAATAGAATTATGAATCAAATATTTAACTCACTTACTGCCAGTGTAGGTGATTTAAATGTTAACGAGGCACCGGAAAAAAAATACAGTATTTTTAATACAGTGCTTTTAGTAGCCTTTTGGCTTTATGGTGTATCCTTAGTATCCTTGTGGCAGTTAACTGACCCCTTCATAACACTTTGGATAGGTGAAGAATATCTTTTGGATAAACTTGCTCTATTCGCTATTGTATTGAATTTTTTCATTAATGGAATGCACAATGTCAATGTTATTTTTAGAGATGGGGCAGGGCTGTATCAATTAGGGAAATACAGGCCGATCTATGCAGCCATCATTAATATTGTGGTTTCTATTTTCCTGGCAAAGTATTTAGGAGTAGCGGGAGTTCTATTCGGAACTATTATAAGCAGATTAGCCACTTTCTTTTGGTATGACCCGATGATTATTTTTAGAGAAAGCTTTAAACGCTCCTCTAAAGAATATTTTTATAAGTATTTCATATTTTTATTGGTCATGGCACTCAGCGGAGTCATCATTCATTTCTTGTGCTCTATTTATCAAAATGGGACGCTGTTCTCATTTTTATATCAAGTAATGGTGTGTTTAATTGTTTCCAATCTAGTCTTGTTTTTATATTTTAGGAAAAAAGAAGAATTCAAAGTTTTGGTCAATCTTTTAATAGGAATGAAGAATAGATTGCGGCAGAGCTAA
- a CDS encoding phosphonoacetaldehyde reductase: MGNYYNPVKIKIEPIDVIGDVLNRINPQLRNIVLLHRGGDFPESEAGRSLTKSLEDFEVKLVEVTISNPDVEDLFNFYKKIENLDYQCIVGIGGGSVLDLSKSLAALKGMEIDTASALRSVIQQKLYIENQKIVPWIGIPTTSGTGSEVTCWATIWDRANGVKLSVDCEHVYAHTAIIDPALTASLPKGLTAATALDALCHATEAYWSKNSNEISRIYSLEAIKRIVANFEKVLNQSNNLESRRDIALGSLYAGLAFSNTRTTACHSISYPLTLELGMVHGIAASITLAKVLEMNWDSIFEKEKLLQAFGVSSPSEVQSLIEHFHQLSGFSSKLRDYDANEEIIERIAANAFTKGRMDNNPVALTKEDVKQILLTIY, translated from the coding sequence ATGGGAAACTACTATAATCCAGTCAAAATAAAAATAGAACCGATAGATGTCATCGGGGATGTACTTAATAGGATCAATCCTCAACTTCGAAATATCGTCCTTTTACATCGAGGAGGTGATTTCCCGGAATCCGAGGCAGGGCGCAGCCTTACTAAAAGCCTTGAGGATTTTGAAGTCAAACTAGTAGAAGTGACCATATCCAATCCTGATGTGGAAGACCTGTTTAATTTTTATAAAAAAATAGAAAACCTCGATTATCAATGCATAGTAGGAATTGGAGGGGGCAGTGTTCTTGACCTTTCGAAATCCCTGGCTGCCTTAAAGGGAATGGAAATCGATACTGCTTCAGCATTACGTTCTGTGATACAACAAAAGCTTTACATAGAAAACCAAAAAATCGTTCCCTGGATTGGCATTCCGACAACTTCGGGGACGGGTTCCGAAGTTACTTGCTGGGCTACAATCTGGGACCGTGCGAACGGAGTGAAACTGTCAGTGGATTGTGAACACGTTTATGCACATACGGCCATCATTGACCCGGCACTAACTGCATCACTACCAAAAGGATTAACTGCTGCAACTGCTTTAGATGCTTTATGTCATGCAACGGAGGCTTACTGGTCAAAAAACTCTAATGAAATTTCAAGAATCTATTCATTAGAGGCAATCAAGCGGATTGTTGCCAATTTTGAAAAGGTATTGAATCAGTCGAACAACTTGGAATCAAGAAGAGATATAGCTTTAGGAAGCTTGTATGCGGGACTGGCCTTTAGCAACACAAGGACAACGGCATGCCATTCCATTTCCTATCCTCTAACTTTGGAACTTGGGATGGTCCATGGGATAGCAGCAAGCATCACGCTTGCTAAAGTATTGGAAATGAATTGGGACTCTATTTTTGAAAAAGAAAAATTGCTTCAAGCATTTGGGGTAAGCAGTCCCAGCGAGGTTCAATCGCTTATCGAGCATTTTCATCAGCTATCAGGGTTCTCCAGCAAACTTAGAGATTACGACGCCAATGAAGAGATAATTGAAAGAATTGCTGCAAATGCCTTCACAAAGGGCCGGATGGATAACAACCCAGTTGCTTTAACGAAGGAAGATGTCAAACAGATTCTATTAACTATTTATTAA
- a CDS encoding PH domain-containing protein has translation MFKKLASEALGLSDIGKIIEHQDFDKTDADDYVRHEDNEKIYFLIKTKADEYCFTNLAFIHVDGENAISSKRTLKRYPYSQHKITDVTLETAGRVDLDIEIKFTLGNQQYSIDVDKKQINKLNDLYKALLYISEVTIENNIMLQMASASLDKATTILQTSRPVDIPLADQYKQLTEFGFEWLKSTREQYHQKDFGAVFEKYINN, from the coding sequence ATGTTTAAAAAGCTGGCTTCCGAAGCTCTTGGCTTGTCCGATATCGGAAAAATTATTGAGCATCAGGACTTTGACAAAACAGATGCCGATGACTATGTCCGCCATGAGGACAATGAGAAAATTTACTTCCTGATCAAGACAAAGGCAGATGAATATTGCTTCACCAACTTGGCCTTCATCCATGTTGACGGTGAAAATGCCATTTCTTCCAAACGGACGCTGAAGCGCTATCCTTATTCCCAGCACAAAATTACAGACGTCACCCTTGAAACTGCGGGAAGAGTCGACCTCGATATCGAGATTAAATTTACTCTGGGAAATCAGCAGTACAGTATCGATGTGGACAAAAAGCAAATCAACAAGCTGAACGACCTCTACAAAGCCCTTCTCTACATATCCGAAGTCACAATCGAAAACAATATTATGCTCCAAATGGCCAGCGCAAGCCTTGATAAAGCTACAACCATCCTGCAAACCTCAAGGCCTGTTGATATACCGCTCGCCGACCAGTACAAGCAGCTGACCGAGTTTGGCTTCGAGTGGCTGAAATCAACCCGCGAACAATACCACCAAAAAGATTTCGGAGCTGTTTTTGAAAAATATATTAACAACTAA
- a CDS encoding acyltransferase, whose amino-acid sequence MIIKLIKRLTNKKEKKISFKHLGENVDIHRSNKFLSPGDISIGDHVYIGPDNQFLGYGGIVIGSGTIIAHNCEIMTRNHNYDSEDLLSIPYDTKYIYKPVVIESNVWIGSNVLIVPGVTIGEGAVIGMGAVVTKNIPPCAVVGGNPAKILKYRNKEIYEKLKKEDKIYLKIKNHL is encoded by the coding sequence ATGATAATAAAATTAATTAAAAGACTAACAAATAAGAAAGAGAAAAAAATAAGTTTCAAGCATTTAGGCGAGAATGTGGATATCCACAGAAGCAATAAATTTCTTAGCCCAGGTGATATTTCGATTGGTGATCATGTTTATATTGGTCCTGATAATCAATTCTTGGGGTATGGTGGTATTGTTATTGGAAGTGGAACGATAATCGCTCATAATTGTGAAATTATGACCAGAAACCATAATTATGATAGCGAGGATCTTCTTTCAATACCGTATGATACCAAATATATATATAAGCCGGTTGTGATAGAATCAAACGTTTGGATTGGTTCCAATGTCTTAATTGTTCCAGGGGTTACAATTGGAGAGGGCGCGGTTATCGGAATGGGAGCAGTCGTAACTAAAAACATTCCTCCTTGTGCGGTAGTAGGAGGAAATCCAGCAAAAATTTTAAAGTATAGAAATAAAGAGATATATGAAAAACTGAAAAAAGAAGACAAGATTTACTTGAAAATCAAGAACCACCTATAA
- a CDS encoding fibronectin type III domain-containing protein — MDTEWTANLVQLYQHSLYFATPASAKAASASYNSIKTSWSAVSGASGYEIYRSTSKTGTYSLVKSTTATTFTNTSLSTNKTYYYKVRAYRMVGTKKIYSNFSTIVSAKPVPSIPANFKAAKYSSTSIKTSWSAVTGANGYQVYRATSKTGTYTLVKTTTSTSFTNTSLKTGKTYYYKVRAYRNVGSTKVYSGYTSILGVKL; from the coding sequence ATGGATACAGAATGGACGGCAAATTTAGTCCAGTTGTATCAGCACAGCCTGTACTTTGCCACACCAGCCTCAGCCAAAGCGGCTTCCGCTTCCTATAACAGTATCAAAACGAGCTGGAGCGCAGTTAGCGGGGCAAGCGGCTATGAGATTTACCGCTCTACGTCAAAAACAGGCACTTACAGCCTTGTAAAATCAACAACAGCAACGACGTTCACAAATACTAGTCTATCAACGAACAAAACATATTATTATAAGGTCCGTGCTTATCGCATGGTAGGTACCAAAAAGATATACAGCAACTTTTCAACAATCGTTTCCGCAAAGCCAGTTCCATCGATACCGGCTAATTTCAAAGCAGCCAAGTACTCTAGTACAAGCATTAAAACAAGCTGGAGTGCAGTTACCGGCGCCAACGGTTACCAGGTTTATAGGGCAACTTCCAAGACCGGGACATACACTCTTGTAAAAACAACAACTTCAACATCTTTTACCAATACCAGCCTGAAAACCGGAAAAACCTATTATTATAAAGTCAGAGCATATCGCAACGTCGGCAGCACAAAAGTCTATAGTGGCTACACATCAATTTTAGGCGTGAAACTCTAG
- a CDS encoding DeoR/GlpR family DNA-binding transcription regulator: MMLQEQRHQMIESFLKQQKSVKATELAALLDVSIDTVRRDLEVLEKKGIVKRVHGGAILIQNTDNVLNKLFSEREVKNLEKKQEVASLAVELIEEGQAIALNGGTTTIEIAKVLVERFKRLTIITNDIRILSILGPHKNFNVILTGGFFNPEEYTLYGKQCEEILSSFNSDIAFITVNGLSLEHGLTDFRMHEVGVIQTIMSKTKYKVVVADSTKFETSSYINIGPLKDIDLIVTDSSLPSTVVEEYSKQDIRILSQH; encoded by the coding sequence ATGATGTTACAAGAGCAAAGACATCAAATGATTGAATCCTTTTTAAAACAGCAAAAATCTGTAAAAGCTACTGAACTTGCTGCTTTATTAGATGTCTCCATTGATACTGTACGCAGGGATTTAGAGGTTCTTGAGAAAAAGGGGATCGTCAAGCGGGTTCACGGCGGGGCTATTTTAATCCAAAATACTGATAATGTACTAAACAAGCTGTTTAGTGAGAGAGAGGTCAAAAATCTCGAAAAAAAGCAGGAAGTTGCTTCATTAGCAGTTGAATTAATTGAAGAAGGGCAGGCAATTGCTCTAAACGGCGGGACAACGACAATCGAGATTGCGAAAGTACTTGTTGAAAGGTTTAAGAGGTTAACGATTATTACAAATGATATCCGTATTTTATCGATTCTTGGACCCCATAAGAATTTCAATGTCATCCTCACTGGCGGTTTTTTTAATCCAGAGGAATATACGTTATATGGGAAACAATGTGAAGAAATCCTTTCTAGTTTTAATAGCGATATTGCATTCATTACGGTGAATGGATTGTCGCTTGAACACGGTTTAACAGATTTCAGAATGCACGAAGTAGGTGTCATTCAAACCATAATGTCAAAGACCAAATACAAAGTAGTAGTAGCGGATTCAACAAAGTTTGAGACATCCTCTTACATCAATATTGGTCCTCTAAAGGATATTGACCTGATCGTTACCGATAGTTCACTTCCATCTACTGTTGTAGAGGAATATAGCAAACAGGATATTCGAATTCTTTCTCAACACTAA
- a CDS encoding IS1096 element passenger TnpR family protein: protein MPAVQLKISLSFVDEQHKVWRRVIVPLNRTFADLHTIIQTAFGWENSHLHEFYLYKSADSDYDHMVSWGRSQGYRKFDINQINRLLKYE, encoded by the coding sequence ATGCCTGCTGTACAGCTAAAAATTTCGCTTTCGTTTGTGGATGAGCAGCATAAGGTGTGGCGGAGGGTGATCGTGCCGCTGAACCGGACATTTGCTGATCTGCATACTATTATCCAGACGGCTTTTGGCTGGGAAAATTCCCATTTACATGAGTTCTATCTATATAAAAGTGCGGATTCTGACTATGATCATATGGTTAGCTGGGGCAGGTCGCAAGGGTATCGAAAGTTTGACATAAACCAAATCAATAGATTGTTGAAGTACGAATAG